A genomic region of Polynucleobacter necessarius contains the following coding sequences:
- the cphA gene encoding cyanophycin synthetase: MEITRIRMLRGPNLWSRHTALEAIVSCEESERSIDSIPQFETKIRERFPQLGSMRRGGHNEILSLAHALEHAALGLQAQAGCPVTFSRTVQTIDTGVYQVVVEYIEEVVGRMAFDLAAALAELEALYEDVRLGPSTGSIVDAAVQRNIPYRRMTEGSMVQFGWGSKQKRIQAAETSDTSAIAEAIAQDKELTKNLLAAAGVSVPIGEVVTTADDAWRAAQKIGGPIVLKPKDGNQGKGVVANIQTEEEVRAGFIVTQAFGRETIVERYLPGADYRLLVVGNRLSAAARREPAQVVGDGTHTVAELVEMENKNPLRGDGHATALTKIRFDDIALAHLASNGLSPQHVPKTGERVLLRNNANLSTGGTATDVTDDVHPDVAASAVAAAQMIGLDIAGVDILCESIYKPLEQQGGGIVEVNVAPGLRMHLKPSYGKGRPVGEDIINMMFALGEDGRIPVVAVTGTNGKTTTVRLISHLLNETGLRVGMTGTDGVYINHRLIDTGDCSGPKSARNVLMHPDVDAAVLETARGGLLREGLGFDRCEVAAVVTNIGEGDHLGLNYITSVEDLAILKRVIVQNVAPTGAAVLNAADPMVAKMGDKCSGRVIFFAQNQHHPVITAHRAKNKKVIFFDGTYIVASKGSRVMYRFPVSEIPLTQNGVLGFQVENAMAAIGAAWALGLDAEKIARGLHSFESDPNSVPGRFNQFQRNGATVIADYGHNPDAMRALTSAVEAMKPKQSHVVISGAGDRRDEDIRDLTRILGNSFDNVILYQDACQRGREDGEVLKLLQEGLVGATKAKQAQEIHGEFKAIDTTLNGLAAGDICLILIDQVEESLAYLKEKVKP, encoded by the coding sequence ATTTGAAACCAAGATTCGTGAGCGCTTTCCACAACTCGGCAGTATGCGTCGTGGCGGTCACAATGAAATTCTTTCCCTTGCACATGCACTTGAGCATGCTGCTTTAGGCCTACAAGCGCAAGCTGGTTGCCCAGTGACGTTTAGCCGCACAGTTCAAACGATTGATACTGGCGTATATCAAGTAGTAGTTGAGTACATCGAAGAAGTTGTTGGTCGAATGGCTTTTGATTTAGCGGCAGCTCTTGCAGAATTAGAAGCGCTCTACGAAGATGTCCGTCTTGGCCCAAGCACTGGCTCAATCGTCGATGCCGCCGTTCAGCGCAATATCCCTTATCGCCGCATGACTGAAGGCAGCATGGTGCAGTTTGGTTGGGGTAGCAAACAAAAGCGCATTCAGGCGGCAGAGACTAGCGATACCAGTGCAATTGCTGAAGCCATTGCTCAAGATAAAGAATTAACCAAAAATTTACTGGCTGCTGCTGGCGTATCCGTACCTATCGGCGAGGTAGTAACCACTGCGGATGACGCTTGGCGTGCTGCGCAAAAAATTGGCGGCCCTATTGTGCTCAAGCCTAAAGATGGCAATCAAGGCAAAGGCGTTGTAGCCAATATTCAAACTGAAGAAGAAGTACGTGCTGGCTTTATCGTGACCCAAGCCTTTGGACGTGAAACCATTGTTGAGCGTTACCTTCCAGGCGCTGACTACCGCTTGCTCGTCGTTGGCAATCGCCTGTCTGCAGCAGCTCGTCGTGAACCTGCTCAAGTTGTTGGCGATGGCACTCATACCGTTGCAGAGCTCGTTGAAATGGAAAACAAAAATCCATTGCGCGGCGATGGCCATGCCACCGCTTTAACCAAGATTCGCTTTGATGACATTGCACTCGCACACTTAGCAAGCAATGGCCTTTCACCTCAGCACGTTCCCAAAACAGGTGAACGCGTTCTTTTACGCAATAACGCCAACCTTAGTACTGGCGGCACTGCAACTGACGTTACTGATGATGTACACCCTGATGTGGCAGCAAGCGCTGTAGCTGCCGCACAAATGATTGGCCTTGATATTGCTGGCGTAGACATCCTTTGTGAATCCATCTACAAACCATTAGAACAACAAGGTGGCGGCATTGTTGAAGTGAATGTAGCGCCTGGTTTGCGTATGCACTTAAAGCCATCCTACGGCAAAGGCCGACCTGTGGGCGAAGACATCATCAATATGATGTTCGCGCTTGGCGAGGATGGCCGCATTCCAGTGGTTGCCGTTACAGGCACCAATGGCAAGACAACTACTGTACGCCTCATCTCACACCTGCTAAATGAAACTGGCCTACGCGTCGGCATGACTGGCACTGATGGTGTTTATATCAATCATCGCCTGATCGATACCGGTGATTGCAGTGGTCCTAAGAGTGCCCGCAATGTGCTCATGCACCCTGACGTGGATGCGGCCGTTCTTGAAACTGCGCGCGGCGGATTACTGCGTGAAGGCCTAGGATTTGATCGTTGCGAGGTAGCTGCTGTTGTTACCAATATTGGTGAAGGCGACCATCTTGGTCTGAACTACATCACTAGCGTAGAAGATTTAGCCATCCTTAAACGTGTCATTGTGCAAAACGTAGCGCCTACTGGTGCTGCCGTTCTCAATGCGGCAGACCCCATGGTCGCAAAGATGGGTGACAAATGTTCTGGCCGCGTGATTTTCTTTGCCCAAAATCAACACCATCCAGTTATTACTGCGCATCGGGCTAAAAATAAGAAAGTTATCTTCTTTGATGGAACTTATATCGTTGCGTCCAAAGGCTCTCGTGTGATGTATCGCTTCCCTGTAAGCGAAATCCCACTTACGCAAAATGGCGTTCTCGGCTTCCAGGTAGAAAATGCGATGGCCGCTATTGGGGCGGCTTGGGCGCTAGGCTTAGATGCAGAAAAGATTGCGCGTGGCCTTCACAGCTTTGAGAGTGACCCCAATTCGGTACCAGGTCGTTTTAACCAATTTCAGCGCAATGGTGCTACGGTAATTGCTGACTACGGCCACAATCCTGATGCCATGCGCGCTCTTACCAGCGCTGTCGAGGCAATGAAACCGAAGCAGAGCCATGTTGTCATTAGCGGTGCAGGCGACCGTCGCGATGAAGATATCCGTGATCTAACTCGCATTTTGGGCAACTCTTTTGACAATGTCATTCTCTATCAAGACGCCTGCCAACGTGGCCGTGAAGATGGAGAAGTATTAAAGCTTTTGCAAGAAGGCTTGGTTGGTGCAACCAAAGCAAAGCAGGCCCAAGAAATTCATGGGGAATTTAAAGCAATTGATACCACCTTGAATGGTCTTGCTGCAGGTGACATTTGCCTCATCCTGATTGACCAAGTTGAAGAATCACTTGCCTACCTCAAAGAAAAGGTAAAGCCTTAA